A stretch of the Sulfurimonas sp. HSL-1656 genome encodes the following:
- the atpC gene encoding ATP synthase F1 subunit epsilon — protein sequence MDTFKLEVITPNGLIFDNEAVEVTLPGEEGEFGVLPRHASLTTLLKAGVIDIVTTDKRTESIVVNWGVVQVTEDKVTVLVDGAVAIRGEGESEVAKVLEDAKKLLSDVSDSKMALASVSAKIESAAHKLL from the coding sequence ATGGATACTTTTAAACTGGAAGTGATCACGCCTAACGGTCTCATTTTTGATAATGAAGCCGTTGAAGTCACGCTGCCGGGTGAAGAGGGTGAATTCGGTGTTCTGCCGCGCCACGCTTCACTGACGACGCTGCTCAAAGCCGGCGTTATCGATATCGTCACTACAGACAAGCGCACTGAGTCCATCGTCGTAAACTGGGGCGTTGTCCAGGTGACGGAAGACAAGGTGACGGTACTGGTTGACGGTGCCGTCGCGATCCGCGGCGAAGGCGAAAGCGAAGTCGCCAAAGTGCTCGAAGATGCGAAGAAACTTCTTTCAGACGTTTCCGACTCCAAGATGGCACTGGCTTCGGTCTCAGCCAAGATCGAATCGGCTGCACACAAACTGCTCTAA
- a CDS encoding MotA/TolQ/ExbB proton channel family protein translates to MFESLSDYYLTSNSVTLGVLALLAVYFIVINWTFFYRFLALNRWVDKETDSLESLLMGAQGIAANSYLNHFIKSSKRLSNELFDLGLFAGTKEATKGLAILSVVASTAPFIGLFGTVVSILDTFNNIGSSSGTMAVIAAGVSDALVATAAGIFVAIFAYTYHQIVKRRAYELTGLLQMQRDALMAKATDAA, encoded by the coding sequence ATGTTTGAATCGCTCAGCGACTACTATCTCACAAGCAACAGTGTCACCCTCGGGGTACTGGCACTGCTTGCGGTCTATTTCATCGTCATCAACTGGACTTTTTTCTACCGCTTTCTTGCATTGAACCGCTGGGTCGACAAAGAGACGGATTCGCTTGAATCGCTTCTGATGGGTGCACAGGGGATCGCAGCGAACTCCTACCTGAACCACTTCATCAAAAGCAGCAAGCGCCTCTCGAACGAACTGTTTGACCTGGGGCTTTTCGCCGGGACGAAAGAAGCGACCAAGGGGCTGGCTATCCTCTCTGTCGTCGCATCAACGGCACCGTTTATCGGTCTGTTCGGTACAGTCGTGTCGATTCTCGATACGTTCAACAACATCGGAAGTTCCAGCGGAACGATGGCGGTCATCGCCGCCGGTGTCTCCGACGCACTTGTTGCGACGGCGGCCGGTATTTTCGTGGCCATTTTCGCCTATACCTACCATCAGATTGTCAAACGCCGGGCGTATGAACTGACCGGTCTGCTGCAGATGCAGCGTGATGCCCTGATGGCCAAAGCGACGGACGCGGCGTGA
- a CDS encoding biopolymer transporter ExbD, whose amino-acid sequence MSVFDWEERPELNITPLVDVMLVLLAILMVIAPNIVYEELINLPQGSAQKQLEKKPQVHIVITKEGEILVNKEKFDRLGFIDNFYRFAQENLDAKSTVTISADRSLDYGMVMSVLAAVKQAGFSEVSLATNG is encoded by the coding sequence GTGAGTGTCTTTGACTGGGAAGAGCGGCCTGAGCTGAACATCACCCCTCTGGTGGATGTCATGCTCGTGCTGTTGGCGATCCTCATGGTTATCGCACCGAATATCGTCTACGAAGAGCTTATAAACCTTCCCCAGGGCTCGGCGCAGAAGCAGCTTGAGAAGAAGCCGCAGGTCCATATCGTCATCACGAAAGAGGGCGAGATCCTCGTCAACAAAGAGAAATTCGACCGTCTCGGTTTCATCGACAATTTCTACCGCTTTGCGCAGGAGAACCTCGATGCCAAGTCGACGGTTACGATCAGCGCCGACCGTTCCCTCGACTACGGGATGGTCATGTCGGTACTCGCAGCGGTAAAACAGGCAGGTTTTAGTGAAGTCTCTCTCGCTACCAACGGTTGA
- a CDS encoding TonB C-terminal domain-containing protein gives MKSLSLPTVDNPRDFYLGGLYAVVLFLLIVLLFFQLLRGLDKMHSYALTKSSTVSVSLVDVPLITSKQNNTPKPVPKQEAAPEPTPEPEESPTPVEDISSLFSDIQTQKIVHTKRPEPQQKIDTKRLANLQKRIKTTKKRDATATAEQVKNLNLVRPSQEAGGQSASGGAEVNAYYAKIQATIYENFFPPVNSEGSVSLIRIWISAGGKMTRFKVLRASGESFFDREVGQLEKRLARVTFDRNPKGNEAVLDVSLVSKE, from the coding sequence GTGAAGTCTCTCTCGCTACCAACGGTTGACAATCCCCGGGACTTCTACCTGGGCGGTCTCTACGCCGTTGTCCTGTTCCTCCTCATTGTATTGCTTTTTTTCCAGCTCCTGCGGGGATTGGACAAAATGCATAGCTATGCGCTGACGAAGAGCTCGACGGTCTCCGTTTCGCTGGTCGACGTGCCGCTCATCACCTCCAAGCAGAACAATACGCCCAAGCCCGTTCCCAAGCAGGAGGCGGCGCCGGAGCCGACACCCGAACCCGAAGAGTCACCGACGCCGGTCGAGGATATCTCGTCGCTCTTTTCGGATATTCAGACCCAGAAGATCGTCCATACCAAGCGCCCCGAACCGCAGCAGAAAATCGATACGAAACGGCTGGCCAACCTCCAGAAACGTATCAAAACGACAAAAAAACGCGATGCAACGGCGACCGCAGAACAGGTGAAGAACCTGAACCTGGTGCGTCCCTCGCAGGAAGCCGGAGGGCAGAGCGCATCGGGCGGTGCGGAAGTCAATGCGTATTACGCTAAAATACAGGCCACTATCTATGAGAACTTCTTCCCGCCGGTCAATTCCGAAGGCTCCGTTTCCCTGATCCGGATCTGGATATCGGCCGGCGGGAAGATGACGCGCTTCAAAGTCCTCCGGGCTTCGGGCGAATCGTTTTTCGACCGGGAGGTCGGGCAGCTTGAAAAGCGGCTGGCGCGTGTCACGTTCGATAGAAACCCAAAAGGAAACGAGGCCGTTCTGGACGTCAGTCTGGTCTCCAAGGAGTAA
- the tolB gene encoding Tol-Pal system protein TolB produces the protein MRFFIALMMSVTLMFAADATIEVVKEADSLPSIAVEDASVDFTGTPAKRFYNLLSSDLNVLTLFNVDHHYATTHFDNASVLNRAMDYTLRFRLRDDDAAFVADIRLFQEDKVVLQKSYRVANTAMSPFVSHAIAYDINEFFGQAPLDWLKRKIIFARVKGRMESEIVIADYTLSYQHVMIKGGLNVFPKWADEAHSAFYYTSLSGNKPTLFKIDVRTGARTAMLSSDGMLVCSDVSRDGRDLLLTMAPQGQPDIYQYDTVTKTAKRVTTYGGIDVNGQFMNDGRVVFISNRLGYPNVFAKRPGEAKIEQLVFYGKDNSACSAHNEYVVYKARETSDAFGTNTFNLHLISMKTDFIRRLTATGVNEFPRFSNDGDAIIYIKNYKQQSAIGVIRLAQNKNFLFPLASGKIQSLDW, from the coding sequence ATGCGTTTTTTCATTGCGTTGATGATGAGTGTGACGTTGATGTTCGCCGCCGATGCGACCATCGAAGTAGTAAAAGAGGCCGACAGCCTTCCGTCCATTGCGGTCGAGGATGCCTCCGTTGATTTTACCGGTACGCCGGCCAAACGCTTTTACAACCTGCTCTCCAGCGACCTGAATGTCTTGACGCTGTTCAATGTCGATCACCATTATGCCACCACGCATTTCGATAACGCTTCCGTGCTCAACCGGGCCATGGACTATACACTGCGTTTCCGTCTTCGCGACGACGATGCCGCTTTTGTCGCGGACATCCGTCTTTTCCAGGAAGATAAGGTGGTCCTGCAGAAAAGCTACCGTGTTGCCAACACCGCAATGAGTCCGTTCGTCTCCCATGCAATTGCCTATGACATCAACGAATTTTTCGGTCAGGCACCGCTGGACTGGCTCAAGCGCAAGATCATCTTTGCGCGTGTGAAGGGACGCATGGAGAGCGAAATCGTCATTGCCGACTATACGCTCTCTTATCAGCATGTCATGATCAAAGGGGGGTTGAACGTCTTCCCTAAATGGGCGGACGAAGCACACTCGGCGTTCTATTACACATCGCTCAGCGGCAACAAGCCGACCCTGTTCAAAATCGATGTCCGTACCGGTGCGCGTACGGCAATGCTGAGTTCGGACGGGATGCTGGTCTGCTCCGATGTCAGCCGGGACGGGCGTGATCTTCTGCTTACCATGGCGCCGCAAGGGCAGCCGGATATCTATCAGTACGATACGGTGACGAAAACCGCCAAGCGCGTCACGACCTACGGCGGCATCGATGTCAACGGGCAGTTCATGAATGACGGCCGGGTCGTCTTCATCTCCAACCGCCTCGGTTATCCGAATGTCTTCGCCAAACGCCCGGGCGAAGCCAAAATAGAGCAGCTGGTCTTCTACGGCAAGGACAACTCCGCGTGCAGCGCGCATAACGAATACGTGGTCTACAAAGCCCGCGAAACCAGTGATGCGTTCGGGACCAACACGTTCAACCTGCACCTGATCTCGATGAAGACGGACTTCATCCGCCGCCTGACGGCAACGGGCGTCAACGAATTCCCGCGTTTCTCCAACGACGGTGATGCGATCATCTACATCAAGAACTATAAGCAGCAGAGCGCCATCGGCGTCATCCGCCTTGCCCAGAACAAGAACTTCCTGTTCCCGCTGGCCAGCGGAAAAATCCAGTCGCTTGACTGGTAA
- the pal gene encoding peptidoglycan-associated lipoprotein Pal, giving the protein MKKVLVYSSVVLMLLAGCSSKTPAIDETQGADSSQMESAADADTVVVDENAGVSDSTIELGEETMSALERQMLSIYFAFDKFDISMEASTKLQTNAALMQNKAAAFNIKIEGNCDEWGSDEYNFALGLKRAKAAKDALVAEGVNAERISMVSYGESNPVCVEKTQECWAKNRRDDFKLLP; this is encoded by the coding sequence ATGAAAAAAGTGTTGGTTTACAGCAGTGTAGTTCTGATGTTGTTGGCTGGTTGTAGCTCTAAAACACCGGCGATCGATGAGACGCAGGGTGCGGATAGCAGCCAGATGGAGAGTGCGGCGGATGCCGATACTGTCGTTGTTGATGAAAATGCCGGTGTCAGTGACAGCACGATCGAGCTCGGCGAAGAGACGATGAGTGCCCTGGAGCGCCAGATGCTGTCCATCTATTTTGCGTTCGATAAATTCGACATCAGTATGGAAGCGTCTACGAAACTGCAGACGAATGCTGCACTGATGCAGAACAAAGCGGCTGCCTTCAACATCAAAATCGAAGGTAACTGTGACGAATGGGGTAGTGACGAGTACAACTTCGCACTGGGTCTGAAACGTGCCAAAGCCGCCAAAGACGCGCTGGTCGCCGAAGGCGTCAATGCTGAACGTATCAGCATGGTAAGCTACGGTGAAAGCAATCCTGTCTGTGTCGAAAAGACGCAGGAGTGCTGGGCCAAGAACCGCCGCGACGATTTCAAACTCCTTCCGTAA
- a CDS encoding tetratricopeptide repeat protein yields the protein MKRLSLLLAGALLLQLQASEPSVFGAGNLDSDSPYGLTESEKKIVENRQNLQNAKRKSQENSAQLQSLRERIDGLQTIIEGLAEKTQENRLKVGELTSGQDVAADRDAKVAALEEAVHANEANIASLKAVLEKMAAQVDAINANYVSKDEFNGLVGEINAFKRDLGKTLKSVSAPAATDSLQSKSSKELAAEAKANYNKLFFKEAIPMYEELIRRSYKPAYAHFMIGEMWHYRKEWSKALSYYKESAARSSKTSFMPKLMLHSAECMMHTGDSANAKKFLRSLIAKYPASNEAAEAERLLNTL from the coding sequence ATGAAACGTCTTTCCCTCCTTTTGGCGGGCGCGCTGCTCCTTCAGCTGCAGGCGTCCGAACCCTCCGTATTCGGTGCCGGCAACCTTGACAGCGACTCGCCTTACGGGTTGACGGAATCCGAAAAAAAGATTGTCGAGAACCGGCAAAACCTCCAAAACGCCAAACGCAAATCCCAAGAAAACAGTGCCCAGCTTCAAAGCCTGCGCGAACGTATCGACGGGTTGCAGACGATCATTGAAGGTCTGGCGGAAAAAACCCAGGAAAACAGGCTCAAAGTCGGCGAACTGACCTCGGGTCAGGATGTGGCGGCGGACCGTGATGCAAAGGTCGCGGCGTTGGAAGAGGCTGTACATGCCAATGAGGCGAATATCGCTTCGCTCAAGGCGGTACTGGAAAAGATGGCGGCCCAGGTCGATGCCATCAATGCCAATTACGTCTCCAAAGACGAGTTCAATGGGCTTGTCGGGGAGATCAACGCCTTCAAACGCGATCTCGGCAAAACGCTCAAAAGCGTCAGTGCACCTGCGGCGACGGACTCACTGCAGTCGAAATCGAGCAAGGAGCTCGCCGCCGAGGCGAAGGCGAACTACAACAAGCTCTTCTTCAAAGAGGCTATCCCGATGTACGAGGAGCTTATCCGCCGCAGCTACAAGCCGGCGTATGCGCACTTCATGATCGGGGAGATGTGGCACTACCGCAAAGAGTGGTCCAAAGCGCTCTCGTATTACAAAGAGAGTGCCGCGCGTTCTTCGAAAACGTCCTTCATGCCGAAACTGATGCTGCACAGTGCGGAATGTATGATGCATACCGGTGATTCGGCAAACGCGAAAAAGTTTCTCCGGTCTCTGATCGCTAAATACCCTGCCTCAAATGAAGCAGCGGAAGCCGAACGGCTTCTGAATACTTTGTAG
- a CDS encoding peptidylprolyl isomerase, translating to MAIETNQVVSIQYEVQADGKVVDSNIGGQPLVFMFGKGQIIPGLEAGIQDMAAGEKGDVLVKASDAYGDYNPEATQDVPKEQFAGIDLQAGMTLYGQGEDGGTVQVVVKEIKDESVVVDFNHPMAGKDLMFSVTINEVRDATADEIASGVPAENKVDDGCCGSGGGHSCGCH from the coding sequence ATGGCTATCGAAACGAATCAAGTCGTATCCATCCAGTATGAAGTCCAGGCCGACGGCAAAGTCGTTGACTCCAACATCGGCGGTCAGCCGCTCGTGTTCATGTTCGGCAAGGGACAGATCATTCCGGGCCTCGAAGCGGGTATCCAGGATATGGCAGCAGGCGAAAAAGGCGATGTCCTCGTCAAAGCATCCGACGCTTACGGCGACTACAACCCTGAAGCGACTCAGGATGTGCCGAAAGAGCAGTTCGCCGGCATCGATCTTCAAGCAGGCATGACACTCTACGGCCAGGGTGAAGACGGCGGTACCGTTCAGGTCGTCGTTAAAGAGATCAAAGACGAGAGCGTCGTCGTTGACTTCAACCACCCGATGGCGGGCAAAGATCTGATGTTCAGCGTCACGATCAACGAGGTACGCGACGCGACGGCTGATGAGATCGCCAGCGGCGTACCGGCAGAGAACAAGGTCGATGACGGCTGCTGCGGAAGCGGCGGCGGACATAGCTGTGGCTGTCACTGA
- a CDS encoding helix-turn-helix domain-containing protein, with protein MAVTEFLAASHASTEALRTATLLKTLQVNALISGPKGTGKQTLARVILPGAVVLDARDFDNVLNALESNDEVVLTHIEHCPNITLLFERVKTDKVRMIATASSEYLSDAIWEFFSVKIALPPLVDRPEDVELLISHFNAEADRIFDLVRETSAAGKKPDLSDNAYSLRKQIYFERLMGGVNEAEVMQVMERYLQAQMGSHNDYRKFLHLYEVPLIRTGLRKFKSQLQLAERLGLNRNTLRKKIAENEQFGLLEP; from the coding sequence GTGGCTGTCACTGAGTTTCTCGCAGCCTCACACGCTTCGACCGAAGCGCTGCGGACGGCGACGCTGCTCAAAACCCTTCAGGTCAATGCGCTGATCAGCGGACCGAAAGGGACCGGCAAACAGACACTCGCACGGGTAATTCTGCCCGGCGCCGTCGTGCTCGACGCGCGCGACTTTGACAATGTGCTCAATGCGCTTGAAAGCAATGATGAAGTTGTTTTGACGCATATTGAACACTGTCCGAACATTACACTGCTCTTCGAGCGGGTCAAAACGGACAAGGTGCGCATGATCGCGACGGCCTCATCCGAGTACCTCTCCGATGCCATCTGGGAGTTCTTCAGCGTGAAGATAGCGCTGCCGCCGCTTGTCGACCGCCCCGAAGACGTCGAACTGCTGATCAGCCATTTCAATGCCGAAGCGGACCGGATCTTCGACCTGGTGCGCGAAACATCCGCTGCGGGCAAAAAGCCGGATCTGAGCGACAACGCCTACTCCCTGCGCAAGCAGATCTATTTCGAACGCCTGATGGGCGGGGTGAACGAAGCGGAAGTGATGCAGGTGATGGAGCGTTACCTGCAGGCACAGATGGGATCGCATAACGACTACCGTAAATTCCTGCACCTGTACGAGGTCCCGCTGATCCGAACGGGGCTGCGCAAGTTCAAATCGCAGCTGCAGCTGGCGGAGCGCCTGGGGCTGAACCGCAATACCCTGCGCAAGAAGATTGCGGAAAACGAGCAGTTCGGTCTGCTTGAACCATAA
- the fabD gene encoding ACP S-malonyltransferase, with protein MSQKIAMVFPGQGSQSVGMGRAFYEASDYAKEMVEKASDRIGVDFKALMFEANEKLDQTAYTQPAILLVSMMAYKLFQEARPTAPTLLLGHSLGEVSAVCAAGAIDYLDAVELVHKRGQLMQAACEGVEAGMMVIVGLDDAAVETICTDARNKENKQVWPANYNQDGQLVVAGLKPDLQSLETTFKAAGAKRALLLNMSVASHCPLLSAAQDPLRVELEKVLHDPFDAPIISNVTAKPYHTKQQAVELLSEQLIYPVRYKQSVAAIAPDVDLAIEFGNGKVLAGLNKRIAKEMNTLNVFDMDSLQATLDALS; from the coding sequence ATGAGTCAGAAAATCGCGATGGTGTTCCCGGGACAGGGGAGCCAGAGTGTCGGTATGGGCAGGGCGTTCTACGAGGCGTCGGATTATGCAAAAGAGATGGTCGAGAAGGCCAGTGACCGCATTGGGGTCGATTTCAAAGCGTTGATGTTCGAGGCGAATGAGAAACTCGATCAGACTGCCTATACCCAGCCGGCGATCCTGCTGGTGTCGATGATGGCTTACAAGCTCTTCCAGGAAGCGCGCCCGACGGCGCCGACACTGCTGCTGGGGCACTCCCTCGGCGAAGTCTCCGCGGTCTGCGCGGCCGGTGCGATCGACTACCTCGACGCCGTCGAACTGGTGCACAAGCGCGGCCAGCTGATGCAGGCTGCCTGCGAAGGCGTCGAAGCGGGGATGATGGTTATCGTCGGCCTTGACGACGCTGCGGTCGAAACGATCTGTACGGATGCCCGCAACAAAGAAAACAAGCAGGTGTGGCCTGCGAACTACAACCAGGACGGCCAGCTGGTCGTGGCGGGTCTCAAGCCGGACCTCCAGAGCCTGGAGACGACGTTCAAAGCGGCGGGGGCAAAGCGTGCCCTGCTGCTGAACATGTCGGTTGCCAGCCACTGCCCGCTGCTCTCCGCCGCGCAGGACCCGCTGCGCGTCGAGCTGGAAAAAGTGCTGCACGATCCGTTTGACGCCCCGATCATCTCCAATGTCACGGCCAAGCCGTACCATACGAAACAGCAGGCGGTGGAGCTGCTCAGCGAACAGCTGATCTACCCGGTCCGCTACAAGCAGTCCGTTGCGGCGATCGCCCCGGACGTGGACCTCGCGATTGAATTCGGCAACGGCAAAGTGCTTGCGGGACTGAACAAACGCATTGCCAAAGAGATGAATACGCTGAACGTCTTCGACATGGATTCGCTCCAGGCTACCCTCGACGCACTCTCATGA
- a CDS encoding nitrilase-related carbon-nitrogen hydrolase, producing MTVTLVQNAPRLNRTNLESCETLAAAYAGRNDVIVFPELALNGYLLQDKVYEDAWTLPELEPLAKASLACDIVVGAALKENGRTYNTACYFSGGELRHVHRKLHLPNYGMFEEARYFFKGNRIEAFDTAFGRSVMLVCEDLWRAQTMADVAALKPEFVYVIANSPARGFEEEGLAIEGQWDALLKSLAQLANAYVVFVNRVGFEDGLGFWGGSRVITPRGGIERRLPLFDEAVETVTPDHRLHDVEKWLAKID from the coding sequence ATGACCGTCACCCTCGTCCAGAACGCGCCCCGGCTGAACCGTACGAACCTTGAGTCGTGCGAAACGCTGGCGGCTGCCTATGCCGGACGCAACGATGTCATCGTCTTCCCCGAACTGGCCCTCAACGGCTACCTGCTTCAGGACAAGGTCTATGAGGATGCCTGGACGCTCCCCGAACTGGAACCCCTTGCCAAGGCGAGCCTCGCCTGCGACATTGTCGTCGGTGCGGCGCTCAAAGAGAACGGCCGGACCTACAACACCGCGTGCTATTTCAGCGGCGGCGAACTGCGCCATGTTCACCGCAAACTGCACCTGCCCAATTACGGGATGTTCGAGGAAGCACGTTACTTTTTCAAGGGCAACCGTATCGAGGCCTTCGATACGGCGTTCGGCCGAAGCGTCATGCTCGTCTGTGAAGACCTCTGGCGCGCCCAGACGATGGCCGACGTCGCGGCGCTGAAACCGGAGTTCGTCTATGTCATCGCCAACTCCCCGGCACGCGGATTCGAGGAGGAGGGACTGGCAATCGAAGGGCAGTGGGACGCGCTGCTCAAGTCCCTGGCACAGCTCGCCAACGCCTATGTCGTCTTCGTCAACCGTGTCGGTTTCGAAGACGGCCTGGGTTTCTGGGGCGGCAGCCGTGTCATCACGCCCCGCGGCGGCATTGAACGCCGTCTCCCGCTCTTCGACGAGGCCGTCGAGACGGTGACACCCGATCATCGGCTCCACGACGTCGAAAAATGGCTCGCAAAGATCGACTGA
- a CDS encoding YaiI/YqxD family protein — protein sequence MTIFVDGDAFPNLLKPIVVRAVERVQVPLVLVSNKPVRLGDSSLIETVIVEAGADAADDRIVEMLSPGDLVITADIPLADRVLSKKAHAIDHRGERYTPDNIKQYLAMRNLMETIRDSGVVTGGPKPFGPKDVHAFANALHRFLTEHVKA from the coding sequence GTGACGATCTTCGTCGACGGAGACGCCTTCCCGAACCTGCTCAAGCCCATTGTCGTCCGTGCCGTCGAACGGGTGCAGGTACCGCTGGTACTGGTCTCGAACAAACCCGTCCGGCTGGGGGATTCCTCCCTGATCGAGACGGTCATCGTGGAAGCGGGTGCCGACGCCGCGGATGACCGGATCGTCGAAATGCTCTCTCCCGGCGATCTCGTCATCACGGCGGACATTCCCCTGGCCGACCGGGTGCTTTCCAAAAAAGCCCACGCCATTGACCACCGCGGGGAGCGCTACACGCCGGACAATATCAAGCAGTATCTGGCCATGCGCAACCTGATGGAGACGATCCGCGACAGCGGTGTCGTCACCGGCGGACCTAAACCGTTCGGGCCAAAGGATGTGCACGCTTTCGCCAATGCCCTGCACCGCTTTCTGACCGAGCACGTCAAAGCGTAA
- the dbpA gene encoding ATP-dependent RNA helicase DbpA: MTSKPFTTLPLPAPLLENLDALGYRQMTPVQEQSLPALLEGRDAVVHAQTGSGKTLAFGIGMIMKLAEDVKDIQGLILCPTRELAEQVAGELRRLSRHRPNIKVLTLCGGVPLAPQRDSLAYGAHIVVGTPGRILDHLGKKTLSLLKVHTLVLDEADRMLDLGFHDAIMQIASHLPSTRQSLLFSATFPGTITAIASALLRNPVTVEVESVATDTTLEQHFFKVSGEKSDTLLRLLGHYAPESAVIFCNTKAGCDALADTLADQGYDAAVLHGDLRQGERTEVLTRFALGGIRLLIATDVAARGLDIKELGAVINFDLPEKPETYLHRVGRTARAGSTGMALTLFTPKQQSAAERLAVVGKTPFAPEDASGFAPADPALLLPRFAVLRIDGGRKQKLRPGDLLGALCASGDIDGKAVGSIAIHDTLAYVAVELGVADSALQQLNRGKIKGKKFRARITP, from the coding sequence GTGACCTCCAAGCCATTTACCACCCTTCCCCTGCCCGCCCCGCTGCTCGAAAACCTGGACGCGCTCGGCTACCGCCAAATGACCCCCGTGCAGGAGCAGAGCCTCCCTGCCCTGCTCGAAGGCAGGGACGCCGTCGTCCATGCACAGACCGGCAGCGGCAAAACCCTGGCCTTCGGGATCGGCATGATCATGAAGCTCGCGGAGGACGTCAAGGATATTCAGGGGCTTATTCTCTGCCCGACGCGGGAGCTGGCCGAGCAGGTGGCCGGGGAGCTGCGCCGCCTTTCGCGCCACCGGCCGAATATCAAGGTACTGACGCTCTGCGGCGGGGTGCCGCTGGCCCCGCAGCGCGACTCGCTCGCGTACGGGGCGCACATCGTCGTAGGCACCCCGGGACGGATCCTCGATCACCTGGGCAAGAAAACGCTTTCGCTCTTGAAGGTGCATACCCTGGTGCTCGACGAGGCCGACAGGATGCTCGACCTGGGCTTTCACGACGCCATCATGCAGATCGCCTCGCATCTTCCCTCCACCCGTCAAAGCCTGCTTTTTTCGGCGACCTTCCCCGGGACGATCACAGCTATCGCTTCCGCGCTGCTGCGTAACCCTGTAACCGTGGAGGTTGAAAGCGTCGCTACCGATACGACGCTCGAACAGCACTTCTTCAAGGTCAGCGGGGAGAAGAGCGATACGCTCCTGCGTCTGCTCGGGCACTACGCCCCCGAATCCGCCGTCATTTTCTGCAATACGAAGGCGGGCTGCGACGCCCTGGCCGACACCCTCGCCGATCAGGGCTACGATGCGGCCGTCCTGCACGGCGACCTGCGCCAGGGCGAACGCACCGAGGTCCTGACGCGTTTCGCCCTCGGCGGGATTCGGCTGCTCATCGCGACGGATGTCGCCGCCAGGGGGCTCGATATCAAGGAGCTGGGCGCAGTCATCAATTTCGACCTGCCCGAAAAACCCGAAACCTACCTCCACCGCGTCGGCCGTACGGCCCGGGCGGGCAGTACCGGGATGGCGCTCACGCTCTTCACCCCGAAGCAGCAGAGTGCCGCCGAACGGCTGGCTGTCGTCGGTAAGACTCCCTTCGCCCCTGAAGACGCTTCCGGTTTCGCACCGGCCGATCCCGCGCTGCTGCTGCCCCGTTTCGCGGTGCTGCGGATCGACGGCGGCCGGAAACAGAAGCTGCGTCCCGGAGACCTGCTCGGCGCCCTCTGCGCCTCCGGAGACATCGACGGCAAGGCGGTCGGGAGTATCGCCATCCACGACACCCTGGCCTACGTCGCTGTCGAACTGGGCGTTGCCGACAGTGCGTTGCAGCAGCTGAACCGCGGCAAGATCAAAGGCAAAAAGTTCCGCGCCAGGATCACGCCGTGA